Proteins from a genomic interval of Mycobacterium conspicuum:
- a CDS encoding nuclear transport factor 2 family protein yields the protein MTSTRTAREVVELYNLVVWNQRDFALAEELIGDTVTRHEVGKATVLTHEQAVRRIIDHWAMFEAIRFDLNLVVAGDDGEHVAIVYQSPMTLKDGSHVEVGSMEILRVVDGKITEVWNCGYQQGVWN from the coding sequence ATGACTTCGACTCGGACGGCCCGCGAGGTCGTCGAGTTGTACAACCTGGTGGTGTGGAACCAGCGGGACTTCGCGCTGGCCGAGGAGTTGATCGGCGACACGGTCACCCGGCACGAGGTGGGCAAGGCGACGGTGCTCACGCACGAGCAGGCCGTTCGGCGCATCATCGATCACTGGGCCATGTTCGAGGCCATCCGCTTCGACCTGAACCTGGTGGTTGCCGGTGACGACGGCGAACACGTCGCGATCGTCTACCAGTCCCCCATGACGCTCAAGGACGGCAGCCACGTCGAGGTGGGCAGCATGGAGATCTTGCGCGTCGTCGACGGCAAGATCACCGAGGTCTGGAATTGCGGCTACCAGCAAGGAGTTTGGAATTGA
- a CDS encoding flavin-containing monooxygenase, with amino-acid sequence MGAQEDSGVRFDVLVIGAGFSGLYMLHRLRQLGLRARVLEQAENVGGTWLFNRYPGARCDIESIEYSYSFSEEIQQEWVWTESMPAQSEIEAYLNFVADRLDLRRDIQFDTRVVAMAFDEEAAQWVLHTEAGGSFVAPFVVAASGILSVPLEPDIPGMASFAGTSLYTSRWPRDDVDLAGKRVGVIGTGSTGIQLIPVVAREALRLNVFQRSAAYTLPWQVRRFEPGELDEMKANYAEIRAAQRAHPVGAARLSAFSVLLGMLGKPPLKTASREEQLRAIEENGILGALNWGDVFFDIEANRMATKLYGEAVARIVKDPQTAAALVPDYPFACKRPIIDQGYYETFNRDNVTLVDLRKGPIREVTPTGISTEQGHYELDVIIYATGFDAMTGALSRIDVRGRDGVSLGDFWSGQGALSYLGLAVAGFPNLFTIQGPGSPSAATNFVAAMEQHVEWIGDCIAHLRANGIRTIEALETAQREWIDHTTELVAPTVLVHPTCNSWYNGGNVPGKKRMYLGYVGGIPEYRRRCDEIAAGGYTGFKLD; translated from the coding sequence ATGGGTGCGCAGGAAGACTCTGGTGTGCGCTTCGATGTGTTGGTGATCGGCGCCGGGTTTTCCGGCCTGTACATGCTGCATCGGCTGCGCCAGCTCGGGTTGCGGGCCCGGGTGCTGGAGCAGGCCGAAAACGTCGGCGGCACCTGGCTGTTCAACCGATACCCGGGCGCGCGTTGCGACATCGAGAGCATCGAATACTCCTACAGCTTCTCCGAAGAGATTCAGCAGGAATGGGTTTGGACGGAATCGATGCCGGCCCAATCCGAGATCGAGGCTTACCTGAACTTCGTCGCCGACCGACTGGATCTGCGCCGCGACATCCAGTTCGACACCAGGGTCGTCGCGATGGCTTTCGACGAGGAAGCCGCGCAGTGGGTGCTGCACACCGAGGCGGGCGGATCCTTCGTCGCACCGTTCGTCGTCGCCGCGTCGGGCATCCTGTCGGTGCCGCTGGAACCCGACATTCCGGGGATGGCATCCTTCGCCGGAACTTCCTTGTACACCAGCCGCTGGCCGCGCGACGACGTCGATTTGGCCGGCAAGCGCGTCGGGGTCATCGGCACCGGCTCGACCGGCATCCAGCTGATCCCCGTCGTGGCCCGGGAAGCGCTGCGGCTGAACGTGTTCCAGCGTTCCGCCGCGTACACCTTGCCCTGGCAGGTGCGTCGATTCGAACCCGGCGAGCTGGACGAAATGAAGGCCAACTACGCCGAAATCCGAGCCGCGCAACGCGCACACCCCGTCGGGGCGGCGCGGCTGAGCGCGTTTTCGGTGCTGCTCGGCATGCTCGGCAAGCCGCCGCTGAAAACGGCGTCGCGCGAGGAGCAGCTGCGCGCCATCGAGGAGAACGGCATTTTGGGCGCGCTGAACTGGGGCGATGTCTTCTTCGACATCGAAGCCAATCGGATGGCCACCAAGCTGTATGGCGAGGCGGTCGCCCGGATCGTCAAGGATCCGCAGACGGCGGCGGCCTTGGTGCCCGACTATCCCTTCGCGTGCAAGCGACCCATCATCGATCAGGGCTATTACGAGACGTTCAACCGCGACAATGTCACCCTCGTCGACCTGCGCAAGGGACCCATCCGGGAAGTGACGCCGACGGGGATCAGCACCGAACAGGGCCACTACGAGCTCGACGTGATCATCTATGCCACCGGGTTCGACGCCATGACCGGCGCGCTGAGCCGCATCGATGTCCGTGGTCGCGACGGGGTGTCGCTCGGCGACTTCTGGTCCGGCCAAGGCGCGCTGTCCTACCTCGGGCTGGCGGTCGCGGGCTTCCCGAACCTGTTCACCATCCAGGGGCCGGGCAGCCCGAGCGCGGCGACCAATTTCGTCGCCGCCATGGAGCAGCATGTGGAGTGGATCGGCGACTGCATCGCCCACCTGCGCGCCAACGGGATTCGCACCATAGAGGCGCTGGAGACCGCGCAGCGGGAATGGATCGATCACACCACCGAACTGGTGGCGCCGACCGTGCTCGTCCACCCGACTTGCAACTCCTGGTACAACGGCGGCAATGTTCCCGGCAAGAAGCGGATGTACCTGGGCTATGTCGGCGGGATTCCCGAATATCGACGTCGCTGCGATGAGATCGCGGCCGGCGGCTACACCGGTTTCAAGCTGGATTAG
- a CDS encoding CbbQ/NirQ/NorQ/GpvN family protein, with translation MTSQPTTIRAQAPFYKAVGDEVAIFRAAARRGLPVLLKGPTGCGKTRFVEAMAHELGRELITVAGHEDMTSADLVGRFLLKGGETVWVDGPLTRAVRDGAICYLDEVVEARQDTTVVIHPLADHRRELPVDRLATTLPAAPGFQLVISYNPGYQSVLKNIKESTRQRFVAITLGFPPVEIETEVVAYEAGIDLATARALVTLGDAIRHLSGSPLREVSSTRMLILAGGLVAEGLSLRSAVQSAVVEALTDDPDVVRALGELADAVLPRT, from the coding sequence TTGACCAGCCAGCCCACCACGATTCGCGCGCAGGCGCCGTTCTACAAAGCGGTCGGCGACGAGGTGGCCATCTTTCGCGCCGCCGCTCGCCGCGGCCTGCCGGTGCTGCTGAAGGGACCCACGGGATGTGGGAAGACCCGCTTCGTGGAGGCGATGGCCCACGAGCTAGGTCGCGAGCTGATAACCGTTGCGGGCCATGAGGATATGACGTCGGCGGATCTGGTGGGCCGGTTTCTGCTCAAGGGCGGAGAGACGGTCTGGGTGGACGGGCCGCTGACCCGCGCCGTGCGCGACGGCGCCATCTGTTATCTGGACGAAGTGGTGGAGGCCCGCCAGGACACCACCGTGGTCATCCATCCGCTCGCCGATCACCGTCGTGAGCTTCCGGTCGATCGGCTCGCCACTACATTGCCGGCGGCTCCGGGATTTCAGCTGGTCATCTCCTACAACCCCGGCTACCAAAGCGTCCTGAAGAACATCAAAGAGTCGACCCGTCAACGCTTCGTCGCCATCACGCTCGGGTTCCCGCCCGTCGAGATCGAGACGGAAGTGGTTGCCTACGAAGCCGGCATCGACCTTGCGACCGCCCGCGCTCTGGTCACACTCGGTGACGCGATACGGCACCTGTCGGGTTCTCCGCTTCGCGAAGTATCGTCGACGCGCATGCTGATCCTGGCCGGTGGCCTGGTCGCCGAAGGCCTGAGCCTGCGCAGCGCGGTCCAGTCGGCCGTCGTCGAGGCGCTCACCGACGATCCGGACGTGGTTCGCGCCCTCGGCGAACTCGCCGACGCCGTGCTGCCCCGGACGTGA
- a CDS encoding TIGR03857 family LLM class F420-dependent oxidoreductase, producing MSDRALDELGYYLLAGAGGEGPATLMDEARRGEELGFGTAFISERWNVKEASSLVGAACAVTSRMQIATAATNHNTRHPLITGSWATTMHRLSGGRFTLGIGRGIAAIYGAFGIPAVTTAQMEDWAQVMRRLWHGEVIFNHDGPMGKYPILFLDPDFNEDIRLALVAFGPNTLALGGRAFDDVILHTYFTPETLRRCVKTVKSAAEKAGRDPESVRVWSCFATVGDHLPEQLRLKKTVARLATYLQGYGDLLVSTNGWDPAVLQRFREDSVVTSIAGGIDHKATPEQIEHIATLIPDEWLEPSATGSAQQCVERIRAEFDYGADAVIMHGATPDELEPIVTAYRAAT from the coding sequence TTGAGTGATCGCGCGCTTGACGAGCTGGGGTACTACCTGCTGGCGGGGGCCGGCGGTGAAGGGCCGGCAACTTTGATGGACGAGGCTCGCCGCGGCGAGGAGTTGGGATTCGGCACGGCGTTCATCTCCGAGCGCTGGAACGTTAAGGAGGCGTCGTCACTGGTCGGTGCCGCGTGTGCGGTGACCAGCCGGATGCAGATCGCCACCGCCGCAACCAATCACAACACCCGCCACCCGTTGATCACCGGGTCGTGGGCCACCACCATGCACCGGCTCTCGGGCGGCCGGTTCACGCTGGGCATCGGCCGCGGCATCGCCGCGATCTACGGGGCGTTCGGGATACCGGCGGTCACGACCGCGCAGATGGAGGACTGGGCTCAGGTGATGCGCCGCCTGTGGCACGGCGAGGTGATCTTCAACCACGACGGCCCGATGGGCAAGTATCCCATTCTGTTTCTGGATCCGGACTTCAACGAAGACATCCGGTTGGCGCTGGTGGCCTTCGGCCCGAACACGTTGGCGCTCGGTGGCCGTGCGTTCGACGACGTGATACTGCACACCTATTTCACCCCGGAAACGTTGCGGCGCTGCGTCAAAACGGTCAAATCCGCCGCGGAAAAGGCGGGCCGCGATCCGGAGAGCGTGCGGGTGTGGTCGTGCTTCGCCACGGTCGGCGACCACCTTCCGGAACAGTTGCGGCTGAAGAAGACCGTGGCGCGGCTGGCCACCTATCTGCAGGGATACGGTGATCTGTTGGTCAGCACCAACGGCTGGGATCCCGCTGTGCTGCAACGGTTCCGGGAAGATTCGGTGGTGACGTCCATCGCCGGCGGGATCGACCACAAGGCCACCCCCGAACAGATCGAGCACATCGCGACGCTGATACCCGACGAGTGGCTGGAGCCCTCGGCCACCGGATCGGCCCAGCAGTGCGTCGAGCGCATCCGCGCCGAATTCGACTACGGGGCCGACGCGGTGATCATGCACGGCGCGACTCCCGACGAGCTGGAGCCGATCGTCACGGCCTATCGCGCCGCGACCTAA
- a CDS encoding TetR/AcrR family transcriptional regulator: MAERWTRQRRLEHTREVLLDAAEEVFAKRGFGGAALEDIAETAGYTRGAIHSHFGTKEELFLAAFERHLLRFLNGFEDIIGGFESLADLNVAQFAERWRALNIAGPDSAALGYEFSLFLLRNPGARERLAAKREETIRSLANYITTNIARLGGTLTIPADALARVLIASHEGVTISAHLDGNDLYEPFLQMVMSNVAPKPASQTAPAKRPRTRRTGVKAV; encoded by the coding sequence GTGGCGGAACGATGGACACGGCAGAGGCGCCTGGAACACACGCGCGAGGTGTTGTTGGACGCCGCCGAGGAAGTGTTTGCCAAGCGCGGGTTCGGCGGCGCAGCGCTGGAAGACATCGCTGAGACAGCCGGATATACCCGCGGGGCGATCCACTCGCATTTCGGAACCAAAGAAGAACTATTTCTGGCCGCCTTCGAGCGTCACTTGCTCCGGTTTCTCAACGGTTTCGAAGACATCATCGGCGGCTTCGAAAGCCTCGCTGATCTCAACGTCGCCCAATTCGCCGAACGGTGGCGTGCACTGAACATCGCCGGGCCGGACAGCGCGGCGCTGGGTTACGAGTTCTCGCTATTTTTGCTACGCAACCCCGGCGCGCGAGAACGATTGGCGGCCAAGCGCGAAGAGACGATCCGGTCGCTGGCGAACTACATCACCACAAACATCGCGCGCCTCGGCGGCACGCTCACGATCCCGGCCGATGCTTTGGCGCGGGTGTTGATTGCCAGCCACGAAGGCGTCACCATCAGCGCGCATCTCGATGGCAACGATCTCTACGAGCCGTTCTTGCAAATGGTGATGTCCAACGTGGCGCCCAAGCCTGCCTCGCAGACTGCTCCGGCCAAGCGACCGCGGACTCGGCGAACCGGGGTCAAGGCAGTTTGA
- a CDS encoding spirocyclase AveC family protein, producing the protein MTESLSRVAALGNQPASTPKPVRAWAIAGGAILAFQLYVWISWMTGPYFKRVPAGPSDPPTLMKVVLLTWTAVIVLGLPVGIYYFIVRPWRRERRITLDGMLLLACGLLFFQDPLLNYFSTWSTYNSWMFNRGSWVKDIPGWMSYGEPGRMMAEPLLMNAPGYSYGVLLCTILGCWVMRKAKSRWPNISNAGLIGVLIVWTFFFDMVMEGLFLMPMGLYIYPGAIKSLSINAGTYYQWPVYEGLMWGGVQAGLCALRFFTDDRGRTFVERGLEQIQGGFAKQQLTRFLAIFAACSMFFFVFYNIPAQWFAMHQDPWPADITKRSYFLMGICGDKTDRLCPDPSLPVPQKNSGYINPDGKLVLPDGVKLPTIVPFDRGK; encoded by the coding sequence ATGACCGAATCGCTGAGCAGGGTGGCCGCACTCGGTAACCAGCCCGCTTCGACGCCGAAGCCGGTACGGGCCTGGGCCATCGCCGGCGGGGCCATCCTGGCTTTTCAGCTGTACGTCTGGATCAGCTGGATGACCGGCCCCTATTTCAAGCGCGTGCCCGCAGGGCCAAGCGATCCGCCGACGCTGATGAAGGTGGTCCTGCTCACCTGGACGGCCGTCATCGTGCTCGGCCTGCCAGTCGGCATCTACTACTTCATCGTGCGGCCATGGCGGCGAGAACGGCGAATCACGCTGGACGGCATGCTGTTGCTGGCGTGCGGCTTGTTGTTTTTTCAGGATCCGCTGCTGAACTACTTCAGCACCTGGAGCACCTACAACAGCTGGATGTTCAATCGGGGCTCGTGGGTGAAGGACATCCCCGGCTGGATGTCATACGGGGAACCGGGCCGCATGATGGCCGAACCCCTGCTGATGAATGCGCCGGGTTACTCGTACGGGGTCCTGCTGTGCACGATCCTCGGCTGCTGGGTCATGCGCAAAGCGAAATCCCGCTGGCCCAATATCAGCAACGCCGGCCTGATCGGCGTCCTGATTGTCTGGACCTTCTTCTTCGACATGGTCATGGAGGGCTTGTTCCTGATGCCGATGGGGCTCTACATCTACCCCGGCGCAATCAAGTCCTTGTCCATCAATGCCGGCACCTACTACCAATGGCCGGTGTACGAAGGGCTGATGTGGGGCGGCGTACAGGCGGGGCTGTGCGCTTTGCGCTTCTTCACCGACGACCGCGGCCGGACATTCGTCGAACGGGGGCTGGAGCAAATCCAGGGCGGGTTCGCCAAACAGCAACTCACCCGCTTCCTGGCGATCTTCGCCGCGTGCAGCATGTTCTTCTTTGTGTTCTACAACATTCCGGCGCAGTGGTTCGCCATGCATCAGGATCCCTGGCCCGCTGACATCACGAAGCGCTCCTACTTCCTGATGGGAATCTGCGGCGACAAGACCGACCGACTCTGCCCCGATCCGTCGCTTCCGGTGCCGCAGAAAAACTCCGGCTACATCAATCCCGATGGCAAGCTTGTGCTTCCGGACGGCGTCAAGCTCCCGACGATCGTTCCCTTCGACAGGGGGAAGTGA
- a CDS encoding TetR/AcrR family transcriptional regulator, translating to MAERWTRERRVEHTRSLLLDAAEVVFAEKGFTPATVDDIADAAGYTKGAVYKHFATKEDLFLAVSDRYWRRYFDNFAEVLSGASELGARELDDIAQRWRQLSSDRGAAHAALGLEFTLYLRRNPEARERVAAKRLEVVETLGKFIAEGVDRLGGTLLVPPLTFAHILIATSDSVMLDSQLDDIDLYRPILDMYVSVIKLP from the coding sequence ATGGCTGAACGTTGGACGCGGGAGCGACGGGTCGAACACACGCGCTCGCTGCTGCTGGATGCGGCGGAGGTGGTGTTCGCCGAAAAGGGTTTCACGCCAGCAACTGTCGACGACATTGCAGACGCGGCGGGCTACACCAAAGGCGCGGTCTACAAGCACTTCGCCACGAAGGAAGACCTGTTCCTGGCGGTCAGCGACCGGTACTGGCGTCGCTACTTCGACAATTTCGCCGAGGTGCTGTCCGGTGCCAGCGAGCTGGGAGCGCGCGAGCTCGACGACATTGCCCAGCGGTGGCGCCAACTCAGTTCGGATCGCGGCGCCGCGCACGCCGCGTTGGGACTCGAGTTCACCCTGTATCTGCGCCGCAATCCCGAGGCGCGAGAACGCGTGGCGGCCAAACGATTAGAGGTCGTCGAGACTCTCGGGAAGTTCATCGCGGAGGGAGTCGACCGACTCGGCGGAACGCTGCTGGTTCCGCCGTTGACCTTTGCGCACATCCTCATCGCCACCAGCGATTCCGTCATGCTGGACAGCCAACTCGACGACATCGACCTTTATCGGCCGATCCTCGACATGTACGTATCGGTGATCAAACTGCCTTGA
- a CDS encoding nitric oxide reductase activation protein NorD, which yields MTAANPNDPNRFRLLATYIAGRAVDVAETSAGERAYTDGKVVFVSVRRPRAEQRREMLIQSALLGAGSLDRRLVKALRARPALARRYLTLEGHRALAELTRRVPLAVALCPDGPPRTASADESLEMARGPAEIADPPDWFGVIRPSRLLASSDGSRATDKELRLQFDTVDRPETDADGEPERESKILKLFESPLFNSRTVSNFFRTVLGSSRSPGDSAAGAEMQVRAVRRAHAPGAHSRPVPTKIRFTDDRNSAAAAGVGGALYPEWDEYNTRYRPEWCRVIDFPLTVPADVSHAGVPHDEVLRRRLSRVGLGPKVLRGRPDGDELDIEALINLFVDLRSGYSPPEHVYLERRKLARNLGVLILLDASGSATETDPDGLAVHDHQRLAAATLAVTLEELGDRVAVYAFRSQGRHAVHLPSIKAFSNRFGAMERARLNQLQPSGYTRLGAGIRGAGAILKAGAGTPNRLLLVLSDGFPYDDGYEGRYAEADAAKALDELRMEGVACLCLSVGTGIIGSADTLERVFGSASYASAATLADLSPQMDELFLSALRELSAPVPRRG from the coding sequence GTGACCGCCGCAAACCCGAACGACCCCAACCGGTTTCGACTGCTCGCAACCTACATTGCCGGCAGGGCGGTCGACGTCGCCGAGACCTCGGCGGGCGAACGGGCGTATACCGACGGCAAGGTCGTCTTCGTCTCGGTTCGCCGTCCCCGGGCCGAGCAGCGCCGCGAGATGCTAATTCAGAGCGCTCTGCTGGGCGCGGGCAGTCTCGATCGACGACTGGTCAAGGCGCTACGAGCCCGCCCCGCGCTCGCACGCCGCTACCTCACGCTCGAAGGTCACCGTGCGCTTGCCGAACTCACCCGGCGGGTCCCACTCGCCGTCGCGCTGTGCCCTGATGGCCCACCGCGTACCGCAAGTGCCGATGAATCACTCGAGATGGCCAGGGGGCCAGCGGAAATCGCCGATCCGCCGGATTGGTTCGGGGTAATCCGACCGTCCCGGCTACTGGCGTCGTCGGACGGCTCGCGAGCCACCGACAAGGAGCTGCGCCTGCAATTCGATACCGTCGACCGGCCCGAGACTGACGCCGACGGGGAGCCTGAGCGGGAGAGCAAGATCCTCAAACTGTTTGAGAGCCCATTGTTTAACTCGCGCACTGTGTCGAACTTTTTCCGCACAGTACTGGGTAGCTCGCGCTCCCCCGGTGACAGCGCCGCCGGTGCGGAGATGCAGGTTCGCGCAGTTCGGCGTGCGCACGCCCCGGGAGCACATTCCAGGCCGGTGCCAACCAAGATCCGCTTCACCGATGACCGCAATTCTGCTGCCGCGGCGGGCGTCGGCGGTGCGCTGTACCCGGAGTGGGACGAATACAACACGCGCTATCGGCCGGAGTGGTGCCGGGTGATCGACTTCCCGCTGACGGTCCCCGCCGATGTCAGCCACGCCGGTGTACCGCACGACGAAGTGCTGCGCCGTCGGTTGTCCCGCGTCGGCCTCGGCCCCAAGGTGCTGCGCGGCCGCCCCGACGGCGACGAGCTGGACATCGAGGCGCTGATCAACCTTTTCGTCGACCTGCGGTCCGGCTACTCGCCACCCGAACATGTCTACCTGGAACGCCGCAAGCTTGCCCGCAACCTCGGCGTGCTCATCTTGCTGGACGCCTCGGGGTCGGCCACCGAGACGGATCCGGACGGCCTGGCCGTCCACGATCACCAACGACTCGCGGCCGCCACGCTGGCGGTCACCCTCGAAGAGCTCGGCGACCGCGTCGCCGTCTACGCGTTCCGATCACAAGGCCGGCACGCCGTGCATCTGCCGTCGATCAAAGCATTCAGCAATCGGTTCGGCGCCATGGAACGCGCTCGCCTCAACCAACTGCAGCCCTCCGGCTACACGCGCCTCGGTGCCGGCATCCGCGGCGCCGGTGCAATCCTCAAAGCGGGTGCCGGCACACCAAACCGGTTGCTGCTCGTCCTCTCCGATGGTTTTCCCTATGACGACGGCTACGAAGGCCGCTACGCCGAAGCCGACGCCGCGAAAGCCCTTGACGAGCTCCGTATGGAAGGTGTTGCCTGCCTGTGTCTTTCCGTCGGCACGGGGATCATCGGGTCCGCCGATACGCTCGAGCGGGTCTTCGGCTCGGCCAGCTATGCCAGTGCGGCGACCCTGGCCGACCTCAGCCCGCAGATGGATGAACTGTTCCTGTCTGCCCTGCGGGAACTCAGTGCACCGGTGCCTCGGAGAGGATGA
- a CDS encoding PHB depolymerase family esterase yields the protein MSLVTRTTEVGREFAMVLPRTVSGLRESTGWKPASPRGVRQFGEVMLDELVLCGFSLLGGNLTERVRPLTECEPAAEELSALGIDGAHAEPKPLRTTSVQQRRIAGLAFERVTFEHDPALPKTLAAEGLGGPARAVVHVCRHTDGPRPWLVWVHGAGQGGTEDLVLSRIGRIHHKLGFNVAMPVQPGHGCRRRQWPAYPDMDPLGNVAGMMRSVSEVRAVVRWVQPQASAVVVSGISMGTPVAALVSHLERDIDAVGLYTPILGLNGMIARHLDRFGRGRSGLPELLTSPVVSQLTSVIDPLAVDPAPPPQRRLIVGAWHDRMAMREPTNALQERWGGQLYWYDGSHVGHIFSRRVQQVSERFLRAVVA from the coding sequence ATGTCGTTGGTGACACGGACGACGGAGGTCGGGCGTGAGTTCGCAATGGTGCTGCCGCGGACCGTGTCCGGTCTCCGGGAATCCACCGGCTGGAAACCGGCGTCGCCGCGCGGGGTGCGTCAGTTCGGCGAGGTGATGCTGGACGAGCTTGTGCTGTGCGGCTTTTCGCTGCTGGGCGGCAACCTGACCGAACGGGTGCGACCCCTGACGGAGTGTGAACCGGCCGCCGAAGAGCTGTCGGCGCTGGGCATCGACGGTGCGCACGCCGAACCGAAACCGTTGCGTACCACGTCGGTGCAACAACGCCGGATCGCCGGGTTGGCCTTCGAGCGAGTGACATTCGAGCACGATCCCGCGCTACCGAAGACGCTGGCGGCCGAAGGCCTGGGTGGCCCGGCGCGGGCGGTGGTGCACGTGTGCCGGCACACCGACGGCCCGCGGCCGTGGCTGGTCTGGGTGCACGGCGCCGGCCAGGGCGGCACCGAGGATCTCGTGCTGTCCCGGATCGGCCGGATACACCACAAGCTGGGCTTCAACGTCGCGATGCCGGTGCAGCCCGGCCATGGGTGCCGGCGGCGGCAATGGCCGGCGTACCCGGACATGGATCCGCTGGGCAACGTCGCGGGCATGATGCGCTCGGTGTCCGAGGTGCGCGCCGTGGTGCGTTGGGTGCAGCCGCAGGCCAGTGCCGTTGTGGTATCCGGGATTTCGATGGGGACCCCGGTGGCCGCGTTGGTTTCGCATCTGGAACGGGACATCGACGCGGTGGGGCTTTACACGCCGATCCTGGGGCTCAACGGGATGATCGCGCGGCACCTCGATCGCTTTGGCCGGGGCAGAAGCGGGCTCCCGGAGTTGCTGACGTCGCCGGTGGTTTCACAACTGACTTCGGTGATCGACCCGCTGGCGGTCGACCCGGCGCCGCCACCGCAGCGCCGGCTGATCGTCGGGGCATGGCACGACCGAATGGCGATGCGCGAGCCCACGAACGCGCTCCAGGAGCGTTGGGGCGGACAACTTTACTGGTACGACGGCAGCCACGTCGGCCACATCTTCTCCCGGCGCGTGCAGCAGGTGTCGGAGCGATTCCTGCGCGCGGTGGTCGCATGA
- a CDS encoding NAD-dependent epimerase/dehydratase family protein, whose protein sequence is MTGALGSIGAASLAALLDEGHDVVGFDLESRRARDLASGFSGFGGRARFVWGDITDPESLRHALAGVDAVVHLAAIIPPYSDKAPELARRVNLDATLDLIAQMEASPTAKRLVFASSQGIFGDLQDREPPLRADTPVCPTDAYGRQKVACEQAIRQSGLRWSILRLSAVTPLHLQAQDPSIMFEISPDARFEFLHPADAGTAFARAVACEASIGKVLNIAGGENCRMTYYDFVNALMGAMGIGPLPIDAFVRQRPPRYFGDWADTAESQQLLRYQQRGLDAQLDDMRRDFGAKRHIVRFVRPLATWFVVRSSAYLKTNRERARLHNDTP, encoded by the coding sequence TTGACGGGTGCGCTGGGCAGTATCGGCGCGGCCAGTCTGGCGGCGTTGCTTGACGAGGGCCACGACGTCGTCGGCTTCGACCTCGAATCTCGCAGGGCACGCGACCTCGCCTCCGGCTTCTCGGGTTTTGGGGGCCGGGCCCGGTTCGTCTGGGGCGACATCACCGATCCGGAATCGCTGCGACATGCGCTGGCCGGCGTGGACGCGGTCGTCCACCTGGCGGCCATCATTCCGCCCTACTCGGACAAGGCGCCCGAGTTGGCTCGCAGGGTAAACCTCGATGCCACATTGGATTTGATTGCGCAGATGGAGGCCTCACCCACGGCCAAGCGGCTGGTGTTCGCATCGTCGCAAGGGATCTTCGGCGACCTCCAGGATCGCGAACCGCCGCTGCGGGCGGACACGCCGGTCTGCCCCACCGACGCGTACGGGCGCCAGAAGGTCGCGTGCGAGCAGGCGATCCGCCAGTCTGGATTGCGGTGGAGCATTCTGCGGCTCTCGGCGGTCACGCCCCTGCACCTGCAGGCACAGGACCCGAGCATCATGTTCGAGATCAGCCCCGACGCGCGATTTGAGTTCCTCCATCCCGCCGACGCCGGAACCGCTTTCGCCCGCGCCGTGGCGTGCGAGGCGTCGATCGGAAAGGTATTGAACATCGCGGGCGGCGAAAACTGCCGCATGACCTACTACGACTTTGTCAACGCCCTGATGGGTGCGATGGGGATCGGCCCGCTGCCGATCGATGCATTCGTGCGACAGCGGCCGCCGCGCTACTTTGGCGACTGGGCCGACACGGCGGAAAGCCAGCAGCTGCTGCGGTACCAGCAGCGAGGGCTTGATGCGCAGCTGGACGATATGAGAAGAGACTTCGGCGCCAAAAGGCACATCGTCCGATTCGTTCGCCCGCTGGCGACGTGGTTTGTGGTCCGCAGCTCCGCCTACCTCAAAACGAACCGCGAGCGTGCGCGCCTGCACAACGACACGCCGTAA